From the Arvicola amphibius chromosome 2, mArvAmp1.2, whole genome shotgun sequence genome, one window contains:
- the Dnajb8 gene encoding dnaJ homolog subfamily B member 8 → MANYYEVLGVKSSASPEDIKKAYRKLALRWHPDKNPDNKEEAEKKFKQVSEAYEVLSDSKKRSVYDRAGCDSWRAGGGGNVPHGSPFGAGYPFRNPEDIFREFFGGMDPFSFDFWDTPFSDRGRPHGFRGAFSSGFGEFPAFMEAFSSFDTLGRGGGSRATFSSTSIGGSSSGNSGFKSVMSSTEIVNGRKVTTKRIVENGQERVEVEEDGKLRSVTINGKEKLMRVDSK, encoded by the coding sequence ATGGCCAACTACTATGAAGTGTTAGGGGTAAAGTCCAGTGCCTCCCCTGAGGACATCAAGAAGGCATATCGGAAGCTGGCTCTGCGTTGGCACCCCGACAAGAACCCCGACAACAAGGAGGAGGCTGAGAAGAAGTTCAAGCAGGTGTCTGAGGCCTATGAGGTCTTGTCGGACTCTAAGAAGCGCTCTGTGTATGACCGGGCAGGCTGTGACAGCTGGAGGGCTGGTGGCGGTGGCAATGTCCCTCACGGCAGTCCCTTTGGCGCTGGATATCCCTTCCGCAATCCCGAGGATATCTTCCGCGAGTTCTTTGGGGGAATGGATCCATTCTCCTTTGATTTCTGGGACACCCCATTCAGTGACCGTGGCCGGCCCCATGGTTTTCGTGGGGCCTTCTCTTCGGGCTTCGGTGAGTTCCCGGCATTCATGGAGGCCTTCTCGTCCTTCGATACCCTGGGCCGTGGTGGGGGCAGCCGTGCCACCTTCTCGTCCACTTCCATCGGTGGCTCCAGTTCAGGCAACTCAGGGTTCAAGTCAGTGATGTCATCCACGGAGATCGTGAATGGCCGCAAGGTGACCACCAAGCGCATTGTCGAGAACGGCCAGGAACGAGTGGAGGTGGAAGAGGACGGAAAGCTCCGCTCAGTAACCATCAATGGCAAGGAGAAGCTCATGCGGGTGGACAGCAAGTGA